From a single Strix uralensis isolate ZFMK-TIS-50842 chromosome 27, bStrUra1, whole genome shotgun sequence genomic region:
- the UBXN6 gene encoding UBX domain-containing protein 6, protein MRKFFQEIKADLKFKTAGPGQKLSEPSRVPKEKPKAEAAPKPRQGPTDEAQMAAAAALARMELKPKGKLPSSQEAIKNQVRKELMAEAAASEKGLSAEEEDLASPDKEGAAAPSVSGVYFICPLTGAVVRKDKKEKHLREAIQAYFSVDPVAASIMEIHTFNKDREKVRAGVETMAKYLDNIYLHPEEEKYRKIKLQNKVFQERISCLEGIHRFFQAIGFETKTLPVPGQETTEEYYVLKEEMLTKLEDLKDYKEQLLSSEPVRAQLDRQLCLFKPSPEAARFELPNDFYNLTAEEIKREQRLRTEAVEKASMLRTRAMREKEEQREMRKYSYTLVRVRFPDGYILQGTFYARESVSMLYNFVREALRDDWLPFELLGPGGLKLTDENLAFNECGLVPSALLTLAWDAAVMADIEAAGEEQPASPLKPELLSRVQTLS, encoded by the exons ATGCGCAAGTTCTTCCAGGAGATCAAGGCCGACCTGAAGTTCAAGACCGCGGGGCCCGGACAGAAGCTCTCGGAGCCGTCCCG GGTCCCCAAGGAGAAGCCGAAAGCCGAAGCGGCCCCGAAGCCTCGTCAGGGACCGACGGATGAAGCGcagatggcggcggcggcagcgctggCCCGGATGGAGCTGAAGCCCAAGGGCAAGTTGCCCTCGTCCCAGGAAGCCATCAAGAACCAGG TGAGAAAAGAGCTGATGGCCGAGGCAGCTGCAAGCGAGAAGGGGCTCTCCGCGGAGGAAGAG GACCTCGCCTCCCCAGACAAGGAAGGGGCAGCTGCCCCCTCTGTGTCAGGGGTCTACTTCATTTGCCCGTTGACCGGTGCAGTTGTAAggaaagacaagaaggaaaagcaCCTCAGAGAAGCCATCCAGGCG TACTTCTCCGTAGACCCGGTGGCTGCCTCGATCATGGAGATTCACACCTTCAATAAGGACCGAGAGAAAGTACGAGCGGGTGTGGAGACCATGGCCAA ATACTTGGATAATATCTATCTCCATCCAGAGGAGGAAAAGTACCGGAAAATCAAACTGCAGAACAAAGTGTTTCAG gaAAGGATAAGCTGCCTGGAAGGGATACACAGATTTTTCCAGGCTATTGGGTTTGAGACAAAAACACTGCCTGTTCCAGGACAAG AGACCACAGAGGAGTACTATgtactgaaggaagaaatgctgacCAAGTTGGAAGACCTCAAGGACTACAAAGAGCAGCTTTTAAGCTCTGAGCCTGTGAGAGCCCAGCTGGATCGCCAGCTCTGTCTCTTTAAACCATCACCTGAAGCTGCTCGGTTTGAGCTGCCAAATGACTTTTACAACCTCACTGCAGAAGAGATCAAACGAGAGCAGCGGCTCCG GACAGAAGCAGTCGAGAAGGCTTCGATGCTGAGGACAAGAGCCATGCGCGAGAAAGAAGAACAAAGGGAGATGCGGAAGTACAGCTACACCCTGGTGCGAGTCCGGTTTCCCGACGGATACATCCTCCAAG GGACTTTTTATGCGCGAGAATCAGTATCCATGCTCTACAACTTTGTGAGAGAAGCACTCCGAGATGACTGGCTGCCCTTTGAGCTGTTGGGACCCGGAGGTCTCAAACTGACTGATGAGAACTTGGCCTTCAATGAATGTGGGCTG GTGCCCTCAGCCCTCCTGACTCTCGCCTGGGACGCGGCAGTCATGGCGGACATTGaggcggcaggagaggagcagccaGCAAGCCCCCTGAAACCAGAACTTCTCTCCAGGGTCCAGACACTGTCATGA
- the CHAF1A gene encoding chromatin assembly factor 1 subunit A — translation MECRNKAAVPPRKLVQARLPFKRLNPVPKEKYDADLEVKKVKSSQSGFGPSKDSSLGASHASLDNVENDCHLGSDVNFAPKLDNGKGPLDHFIQKNSKDNTNETVIVIDLTKGSSHRLSDDTDNVSFDSKASSSLAITNGTLGKEINQLSCLNSPQMMNRTDDSMETDAPCEAVANNGEDLVGGIQSCSGLTECNNVENMKVNQSELKDVIFEGKMPVVLLEDIMTAKSPQVPSLDGSITLENETTESSHEGDSGLTDSSLSSHSVSSPEVQPAAETKRNTSPLAASTPVRKVSQKFHKSSAEKEKLRLQRDQERADKLQKLQAEREEKGRLKEEAKAAKERAKEEAKKKKEEEKELKEKERREKKEKEEKEKAEKLRVKEEKRKERQEALEAKLEEKRKKEEEKRLREEEKRINAQKAEITRFFQKPKTPQAPKILAGSCGKFAPFEIKENMVLAPLCRIALDPDFLEQLDKLLHAQNSEVSFLRDLKCRKPRKTGPTFVSNSTDIVNSDVVVVDNCKTDVLPERGKFGRMKLLQFCENHRPAYWGTWNKKTTMIRPRNPWSKDSKLLDYEVDSDEEWEEEEPGESLSHSEGDDEEEGEDEDDDDGFFVPHGYLSEDEGVTEECDPENQKVRQKLKAKEWDELMAKGKRFHVLQPVKIGCVWGSAGNDSGTNADLKVLQQFAACILDSPVAEEEQQIQKCSKKRAKDQQILGQLLPLLHGNVNGSKVIIQEFQECCRQGLFSDVTAAADCSDTSPASPHASRPQTPVGEDSGVPSKARLKRIISENSVYEKRPEYRMCWYVHSEVLKSFDREHLPVPCQWNYVTQVPSSGKEEGVSVPGVAVLQTTPVSVKRKSTGSMSITKFMKRPRGAEQAEAAEMDGFQADTEEDEEDDDCMIVNIQPGKDSTLTVTETASESSGRRATHQDTSMVNPPNTV, via the exons ATGGAGTGCAGAAACAAAGCAGCTGTTCCCCCGCGGAAGCTGGTACAAG CTCGGTTGCCATTCAAACGCTTGAATCCTGTACCAAAGGAAAAATACGATGCAGATTTAGAAGTCAAAAAAGTAAAGAGCTCACAAAGTGGTTTTGGTCCAAGTAAGGATTCCTCCCTAGGTGCATCGCATGCGTCCCTGGACAACGTGGAGAACGACTGCCATTTGGGTTCAGATGTGAATTTTGCTCCAAAACTTGATAACGGAAAGGGTCCATTAGAccattttatacagaaaaactCAAAAGATAACACAAATGAAACTGTTATTGTTATTGACCTGACAAAGGGCTCTAGCCATAGACTAAGTGATGATACAGACAACGTTAGTTTTGATTCAAAAGCATCTTCATCCCTAGCTATAACTAATGGCACGTTAGGAAAAGAGATAAACCAGTTGAGTTGCTTGAATTCCCCTCAGATGATGAATCGAACGGATGATTCAATGGAGACTGACGCGCCGTGTGAAGCTGTAGCCAATAACGGTGAAGACTTGGTAGGTGGAATCCAGTCGTGTTCTGGGTTAACAGAGTGTAACAATGTGGAAAACATGAAGGTAAACCAGAGTGAACTGAAGGATGTTATCTTTGAGGGGAAGATGCCTGTAGTACTCCTGGAGGATATTATGACTGCAAAATCTCCCCAAGTTCCTTCTTTGGATGGAAGCATCACATTGGAAAATGAGACCACAGAATCGTCTCACGAAGGGGACTCAGGACTTACCGACTCCTCACTAAGCTCTCACTCTGTGAGCTCACCTGAGGTGCAGCCTGctgcagaaacaaagagaaatacTAGTCCTTTAGCTGCCTCAACGCCTGTTAGGAAG GTATCTCAGAAATTCCACAAAAGTTCGGCAGAGAAGGAGAAGCTGAGATTGCAAAGA GATCAGGAGCGTGCAGACAAGCTGCAGAAGTTGCAagcagaaagggaggaaaagggaaggctGAAAGAAGAAGCAAAAGCTGCAAAAGAGCGAGCCAAGGAGGAGgcgaagaagaagaaggaagaagagaaagagttgaaagagaaagaaaggagagaaaagaaggaaaaagaggaaaaggaaaaagccgAGAAGCTGAGAGTGAAGGAGGAGAAACGCAAGGAGAGGCAGGAAGCCTTAGA GGCAAAACttgaggagaagaggaagaaagaagaggagaaacggttgagagaggaggaaaag CGTATTAAtgcacagaaagcagaaattacGAGGTTCTTCCAGAAACCAAAGACTCCACAAGCCCCGAAG ATTCTTGCTGGCTCTTGTGGAAAGTTTGCTCCTTTTGAAATTAAGGAGAACATGGTCTTGGCTCCCCTCTGTCGTATTGCCCTGGATCCAGACTTCTTAGAACAGCTGGATAAGCTCCTGCATGCACAGAATAGTGAAGTTTCTTTCTTGAGGGATCTAAAGTGTCGTAAACCACGTAAAACTGGACCTACTTTTGTCAGTAACAGCACCGACATAGTAAACAG TGACGTGGTGGTAGTGGATAACTGCAAAACAGATGTTCTTCCTGAAAGGGGGAAATTTGGTAGAATGAAGCTTCTGCAGTTTTGTGAGAATCACCGTCCTGCGTACTGGGGCACATGGAACAAGAAAACCACTATGATCCGTCCCAGGAATCCTTGGTCAAAGGACAGT AAACTACTGGACTATGAAGTAGATAGCGATGAagaatgggaagaggaggaaccTGGAGAAAGTCTCTCCCATAGTGAAGGG GATGatgaagaggagggagaggatgaagatgatgatgatgggtTTTTTGTACCCCATGGGTACCTATCTGAAGATGAAGGAGTGACAGAA GAGTGCGATCCAGAGAATCAGAAGGTTCGtcaaaagctgaaagcaaaggagTGGGATGAACTGATGGCCAAGGGGAAGAGGTTCCATGTTTTACAGCCTGTGAAAATCGGCTGTGTGTGGGGAAGTGCAGGAAACGACAGCGGCACAAATGCAGACCTAAAGGTTCTCCAGCAGTTCGCAGCCTGTATCCTGGATTCACCTGTTGCAGAGGAAGAACAACAGATACAGAAATGTagcaaaaaaagagcaaaagatcAACAAA TCCTTGGCCAGCTTCTGCCACTGCTGCACGGCAACGTGAACGGGAGCAAAGTGATCATCCAGGAATTCCAGGAGTGCTGCCGACAAGGACTGTTCAGCGACGTGACGGCAGCCGCCGACTGTAGCGACACGAGCCCTGCGAGCCCCCACGCCTCCCGGCCGCAGACGCCTGTTGGTGAGGACAGCGGTGTCCCTTCCAAAGCCAGGCTAAAGCGAATCATTTCTGAGAACTCTGTGTATGAGAAGCGACCCGAGTATAGGATGTGCTGGTACGTCCACTCGGAGGTGCTGAAGAGTTTTGATCGAGAGCATCTCCCCGTCCCTTGTCAATGGAACTACGTCACTCAAGTCCCTTcttcagggaaggaggagggtgtCAGCGTGCCTGGCGTGGCGGTCCTGCAGACCACCCCTGTGTCGGTAAAGAGGAAGTCCACCGGAAGCATGTCCATCACTAAATTCATGAAAAGGCCTCGAGGTGCTGAACAG gCTGAAGCTGCGGAAATGGATGGATTTCAGGCAGACACCgaggaagatgaggaagatgACGACTGCATGATTGTGAATATACAGCCAGGCAAAG ATTCTACGTTGACAGTTACTGAAACAGCTTCAGAATCCAGTGGGAGAAGAGCCACTCACCAGGACACCAGCATGGTCAACCCACCTAATACAGTTTGA